The DNA window ctggataagagcgtctgccaaatgcctgtaatgtaatgtaatgtaatgtaatgtgcctCGTTAAATACAAATAgttgcttgtaaaaaaaattgttgttaTTTGAATCCTGCTGCAACACAGTGGGGGTCAACTGTCAGGATATCCACAGCAAAGGATTTGGTATTTCAATTGGTAGCAACAGAGGTGCTATGTCCTAAAATTATGCAGTTCTATGTTATATAGTGAAGgatatgttatatttttatggaATCTCAATCTTCTATTATAATGTATAACAGCCGGATGTGTCAGGAGACACAGTGCAGATACCATTTCTGCTTTTACTGATCACTGGTTCTGCTTTCGGCTggacacctcactcaacagtcCACAAAAAGTTCAGCTAATCCTTTAACACAGGCTCTCAATCAAACTCAATGAAGCCACAAATTACGTTtgacctccaccccccccgacacacactcccacacacgtaAGGAAAACAGGGAACCGATAACATCGCGATGTGTTTTGAACAAGGGAGCCTGTGTTTGAACAAGGACGTGCAGCGGATTTGACAGAAACGCACCCCGAGCGCTCGAACCCGCGACAGGTACCTGAAAGTAACCGCACACCATTGTCATCCAGTGTGGTGTTCTACGtgctttccacacacacacacacacacacacactctactcccctccaccccctcccattTCTACTCCTGGAGCTCCCTGAAATAATTTATGCCCTTCTCCATGGTTACCTGCCGGTGTCTTTAAGGCAAGCCCTGGATCAGGTTCTCAGCGCTTGGTGGCTCCGTGCCGAGAGCACCAGAGCCCAGATCACACACATTCCTGCCCCCGTCGCATGTGCCCTCCAGCAGCGGCCAGACCTCCCAGACCCCTGCCTGGCCATGCCGCACCccatcactccccccccccccccccccccccagcacaccaCTGCTGCCCACGCAGGTGTGATatcacacaccccctcccctccgcccttCGGCTTCATCTGACTGATCCGTCATTTGCAGTAAGATCACCGCAGAGCACAATTTATAAATAccaacagtaattacagtacCACCCACTTGCCCCCTAGGAGcactgtaaaatatgaaattcatgAACAATAAATATACACAAGAATGTAATAAATCTCAGTACAGTAAGGTTGCTTCACAATACATTCTATACTTATGAATATTGTTTAGGGGGGTTTAAGTCAAAACATGTCTATTAGCAATACACTTAGATTTTATAAGTCTAACCACAGGCTAATGAAAGTGGGTAATATGATGTGCAACAATTCTGAAGAACTGATCACTGGCAGCACTTAATTACAGAATTCGGGACTGCCTTAAATAGAAATGATCCTGAGAATTTGACACTCACCTGGCCACAACCTCATTGTCAACTTTTACAATGCAGTAAGGGTCACTGGTTCCATTACTAAAAGAGAGGGAAATATAAGAATAATAGCCTAAGACAACCAGATCTTTCGATAAAAACGTTTCAATGTCGGTGGTCCTTTCCAGTTGAAGCAATCGTGTTGGTAAGAGCAATTACTGTGTTGGAATTGCCTTCAACTTGTATTTCACACTGTTTCTAAGTAGGCTATGTCAAATTCTGTCGAGGGCGTTACGCTATTTGGCTACCGAGATCTGGTCCGCGGAAGATGCACAGACGGTTTCAGCAGTACTAAATCATAAACGCCTCTTTTCAGATGCGCATCACAAGGAATTCAATGTAAGACGTAATGTATCATTTTGAAATAGGCGATAGCAGGTTAACAAATTTTCCACAAAAACTTTCCATTATCCTACAGAAATGGAACGTCCACATGTGTGATGCCCCTACACatctaaaatacaaaatatgccTTCATCATccgaattttatttttatttttcttaattcgTTTCTTTTCTATATCGATTAAAGCAACTTTGAGGTAATTTCTAATTGTTTTTAAGCATTAATTCCGTTGTCTATACTACCTGCAATCACAAATTCCATTGCCATTTACATTTATGCAGCTAATGAGCCTTTATAAAAAGTTGTCTGcatttgaatatgaattaaatgaaatacctgaataaacaaacagcagaCAAACTATTCTGAAAACTCTATTAATTGCAGTGTAAAACCTATCATGCGTACTGCTGTAAATAGAACTTACACATCCTTCGCTGGTAGATTCCTTCCTTCGACGATTCGGAAATACAGTGATgtgtttttggccataactgtATTGGTATGAAAAGTTCCAGATTTTCAAATTTCCCGTTTTCCCTGCTGGACTCTTCACAATGCTGTTCCCCACATCTGGGTTCTCTCAATTTCTATCAATGGTAAGGCGCAGCGGCGCGTGGAACCCATATCTTCTCGCGCTCACGGCAGCTAGCTGTGCTAGCTATTGAATCAAGTCACGTTTCCGAATGATCTTTAAACAAAGTTAATGTTAAAAGCATATGATATGGATTTTTTTCAATGCCCACATCAACGGATGAATTAGCTTAACAAATGGGCAGAATGAAAGACTCTGACAAGTAAAACCCCTGGTTGCTAGCAAGGTCGCTAATTACAATTGGCTACCTGTTTGCCATTGATGTAGCTACCTTCATCACATCAAGGTGTACATCGCCTGTACAGTATAGCTACAGTTAATTGGAGAAACGAGTCCTCATTCCGTTTTCTTTCTAAAATACGCAGGGAAATGCCCTGGCATCCTTCCTTGAACCGTACGGACATTAATTTGTGTCAGAAAAATAGTTTCTAGACCGCTATACTGAAGCCTTTGTCGAAATGGAAAGTGGTGAATAAACTAGAGGTGGACATCCCCTTTATCAGGGGGAGTAGGAATACCACGGGGATCATGCAGTTAATCTGTCCACTGTGTTTTTGCGCCACCTGGCGCATTGAAAAACCTAGTACAGTACTATGCTGTCAATTGGATACATTTCACTGTGTTATTAAAGAGGGTTTTTTCCAACAGCCTACCACACACGGAAtagtttatttaataaataatgctcTAATAAAACATGCTGCTGACATAACCTAAGCGCATATCTCGATTTAAATGGTATGCGCAGGCATGTTTAAAGACGACTACTCAGTGGTTTAGGGTCCTAACTTTGTAATGTTGCTGTTATTACGCGAGTGAGTTCAGAGACTGTTTTAGCAAATAGTCTGGTACGGTGGGAATAACTTGATAGCGAGCTTGTTTGTTCTTTAAATTGTAAACGTTAACTTCATTTTTGACATTATAAGGAGACTGTTGTGTTATTATGCGCTAGCTAGCATGAGTTTTACTTAATGTACAAGCTAGGTAGCTAACAGTTACAACACTAGCTACCACATAGCTCTGGTATAAAGTTAACGTTAGGCATATTATTTAGCTAGAATAGTATTATTGGGTGCATGTCTTACGTTTCTCAGACTAGATTGGCTcaaataacatttattcattcGGTGTGGAACGGTCAAAAATATCATATagcaatatatattttgtaaattgtttaCAATTTAATACGGAGACGTTGGCAAAGCGAGGTGTTTCCCATCTCCATCCTTACCTAGCTATCTAAATAAGAAGGTTTGGTGATGTAGTCTGTGTTGAAACTTCTCCCTTTAAGTAAGCAATGTATGCTTCTTTTACGGACCTATAGACCCATATTGAACTTGTGAATCTGAGATATTTATATCTGTAAATTGAAAATAGACGTTACTAAATGGAAGGTTATGTCGGGGCTTACGACGAGCAGTCTGACTCTACAAAACAACAAGAGAGGCACTACTATCTTCTGTCTGAGTTACAGGCACTCGTGAAAGATTTACCGAGGTAAGAAGAGTAGCTTGTCTATcggttttaattaaaacatgtaataGAAAAGCTCTGTTGAAAAGCGACCGGCATTTTTCAAAAGAGCATTTTCGCACAGTAAAAGATCTGCTAATGGTAATTCTAAGAACTGAGATTCCATGGATATTGTCCAATAAATTTGCAGTGACAGTGGAACGAAGAGAtacctcttcagactgtactTTGACTAACTGTAACACTACTTCTCTGCAGGGCGACCCCAATCTAGTATCACTTTCATGTAACACTTGTATCTGGACCTTCTGgcactttcatgttgcactTATATCTTCATCCTGATGTTGTAGCTGTTTATCGTATCTCGTGTAATCATACTTCTAGTTTAAgacttgccataactttactgacttagccAATACCTatgaactagacttgatgttcatggctatggatagcTGGTACTTTATGAGTATTGTAGCTTTATCTGACCtctgttctgtagttgttccagtgaccttcggtatgcacttaatGTACGTCTGCAaaatcaaatgtaatgtaatcttccAAGATTGTAGAAAAACATGTGCTTATTAATAATTAGTCTGGAACACAGGTGACTGAGTACTAGAGGTGTCCAGTGTTTCTTTCAGTACTTGGACTGAGTTTGTTGATATTTGATAAAATTGCGCGATCAATctcaaacggaagcagttggaATAGCCAGAAATATCTCTGacgctccaggaccagggctcaGGCTGGGTACATTAAGGGGAATTTTGGGTGTTTCTCACTTGGCCTTTCCTGTGTCACTTCCTTTTCCTGCCCAGCTCCTTTCAGCAGCGCCTGTCCTACACCACGCTGAGTGACCTTGCCTTGGTCTTGATAGATGGAACAGTGTATGAGATCGTCCAGGGCCTGCTCGACATACAGCACCTGACAGAAAGGAACCTTTACAACCAGAGGCAAAAACTGCACGGTGAACACagaggtctgttttttttttgtgacatatGCTTTGAGGCAGGTGTCTGAGGCCTAGTTCACTGCCTTTATCTCATTTATGACGTTACACagcttttctctctgtcactttctCATCTAGCACTCAAGCAGGAGTTGGTTCGGAAGCACAAAGAAGCCCTGCAGGCCTGCAAAACGCACAACTTGGCAGTTCTCAGAATGaaccagcagggggagacagaggtaTGCAACGGTGAGAGTTGTGTGATGGTAATTAGGTTAAAAGGTGGGGTGTATTCGCACTATTGATCACTGTTCCCATTGTTTTACAGCTGGCAGGCATATGAATGTCCGTTTT is part of the Anguilla anguilla isolate fAngAng1 chromosome 10, fAngAng1.pri, whole genome shotgun sequence genome and encodes:
- the dgcr6 gene encoding protein DGCR6; protein product: MEGYVGAYDEQSDSTKQQERHYYLLSELQALVKDLPSSFQQRLSYTTLSDLALVLIDGTVYEIVQGLLDIQHLTERNLYNQRQKLHGEHRALKQELVRKHKEALQACKTHNLAVLRMNQQGETEALEQRVREEQRMMDEKIVLEMDQKVVDQQNTLEKAGVPGFYLTTNPQELTMQMNLLELILKLQQKEVQSGNMS